A part of Syngnathus acus chromosome 20, fSynAcu1.2, whole genome shotgun sequence genomic DNA contains:
- the tagln3b gene encoding transgelin-3b isoform X3, protein MANRGPTYGLSREVQEKIEQKYDPDLEQRLVDWIVAQCAGSVEKPPAGREAFQKWLMDGTVLCRLINSLYPKDKEPVRKISESQMAFKQMEKISQFLQAAEAYGVTKTDIFQTVDLWEGKDMAAVQRTLMALGSVAVTNNDGLYKGDPDWFHRKAQGYRREFTEEQLRQGQSLISLQMGSNRGASQSGMTGYDHIKAI, encoded by the exons atggcaaacAGAGGCCCCACTTATGGCCTGAGCCGAGAGGTGCAAGAAAAGATCGAGCAGAAATACGACCCGGACCTGGAGCAGCGGCTCGTCGACTGGATCGTGGCCCAGTGCGCCGGCAGCGTGGAGAAGCCGCCGGCGGGCAGGGAGGCCTTCCAGAAATGGCTCATGGATGGGACG GTCCTGTGTCGGCTCATCAACAGCCTTTATCCTAAAGACAAGGAGCCGGTCAGGAAGATTTCAGAATCCCAGATGGCCTTCAAGCAAATGGAGAAAATATCTCAGTTCCTGCAAGCTGCCGAAGCCTACGGGGTCACCAAAACGGATATCTTCCAAACAGTGGACCTCTGGGAAG GGAAGGATATGGCTGCGGTGCAAAGGACCCTGATGGCGTTGGGCAGCGTGGCCGTCACCAATAACGACGGCCTCTACAAAGGCGACCCAGACTGGTTCCACAG GAAAGCACAGGGCTATCGGCGGGAGTTCACCGAGGAGCAGCTGCGCCAGGGCCAGAGTCTGATCAGCCTTCAGATGGGCAGCAATCGCGGAGCGTCTCAGTCGGGCATGACGGGCTACG ATCACATTAAAGCCATTTGA
- the ythdf3 gene encoding YTH domain-containing family protein 3 isoform X1 — protein sequence MSATTVDHQQLGEDCANTIFFPPFQRPKGQGNKVQNGSMHQKDGVNDDDFEPYISSQTNQDNSYPPMSDPYMPSYYAPSIGFPYSLGEAAWSTAGDPPMPYLTTYGQMSNGEPHFIPDGVFSQPGALGNTPPFLGQHGFNFFPSNADFSTWGTSVSQGQSTQSSVYSNSYGYAPSSLGRAIADGQAGFGSDAQLSKMPVLNSIEQSMAGLKLGTDMVAAVTKTVGSPLLGTAGMSSMAANNFPPSASTSAGKPASWAAVAKKPAKPQLKAKPKANMGMVGTAIPPPPIKHNMNIDTWDDKGPLNKPPLAQTMLPTPPLVQQPLLAQPAALLQSPLPHQPQHQHQPFHLQTLQSPQHHPPLPHGPLHLSHPGPLQALHQHQPQPPGPPPSRWVAPRNRGDGFGVGIPVSASLCPSEVHPVLEKLRALNNYNPKEFEWNLKNGRVFIIKSYSEDDIHRSIKYSIWCSTEHGNKRLDGAYRSLGGKGPLYLLFSVNGSGHFCGVAEMRSPVDYNAYAGVWSQDKWKGKFEVKWAFIKDVPNNQLRHIRLENNDNKPVTNSRDTQEVPLEKAKQVLKIIATYKHTTSIFDDFAHYEKRQEEEEAMRKERGRNKS from the exons ATGTCTGCGACCACAGTGGACCACCAGCAG CTCGGTGAAGATTGTGCTAATACAATCTTTTTTCCACCATTCCAGAGACCGAAAGGACAGGGAAATAAAG TGCAAAACGGATCAATGCATCAAAAGGACGGAGTGAACGACGATGACTTTGAGCCTTACATAAGCAGCCAGACAAATCAG GATAACAGCTACCCACCCATGTCTGATCCCTACATGCCCAGCTACTACGCGCCGTCCATCGGATTCCCGTATTCTTTGGGAGAGGCCGCCTGGTCCACAGCGGGAGACCCACCCATGCCCTACCTGACCACTTACGGACAAATGAGCAATGGCGAGCCGCACTTCATCCCCGACGGCGTGTTCAGCCAGCCGGGCGCCCTGGGCAACACGCCTCCCTTCCTGGGCCAGCACGGTTTCAACTTTTTCCCCAGCAACGCCGACTTTTCCACCTGGGGTACCAGCGTGTCCCAGGGTCAGTCCACGCAGAGCTCCGTCTACAGTAATAGCTATGGCTACGCGCCCAGCTCACTGGGCCGTGCCATTGCCGACGGACAAGCCGGCTTCGGGAGTGACGCGCAGCTCAGTAAGATGCCGGTGTTGAACAGCATCGAGCAGAGCATGGCGGGGCTCAAACTGGGTACGGACATGGTCGCGGCCGTCACCAAAACGGTGGGCTCGCCCCTACTGGGCACCGCCGGGATGAGCAGCATGGCGGCCAACAATTTCCCGCCTTCCGCGAGCACGTCGGCAGGGAAACCGGCCTCGTGGGCGGCCGTGGCCAAGAAGCCGGCCAAGCCGCAACTCAAGGCCAAGCCCAAAGCCAACATGGGGATGGTGGGCACCGCCATCCCTCCGCCGCCCATAAAGCACAACATGAACATTGATACCTGGGACGACAAGGGCCCCCTGAACAAGCCGCCGCTAGCTCAGACGATGCTGCCGACGCCGCCTTTGGTGCAGCAGCCTCTTCTGGCCCAGCCGGCGGCCTTGCTGCAGAGCCCTTTGCCCCATCAGCCTCAACACCAGCACCAACCCTTCCACCTCCAGACCCTCCAGTCCCCGCAACACCATCCGCCGCTCCCGCACGGCCCCCTGCACCTCTCCCACCCCGGCCCCCTGCAGGCCCTCCATCAGCATCAGCCCCAGCCGCCGGGCCCGCCGCCCAGCCGCTGGGTGGCTCCCAGGAACCGAGGCGACGGCTTCGGCGTGGGCATCCCCGTGAGCGCCTCGCTGTGCCCGAGCGAAGTGCACCCGGTGCTGGAGAAACTGCGCGCCCTCAACAACTACAACCCCAAAGAGTTTGAGTGGAACTTGAAAAATGGACGCGTTTTCATCATCAAGAGCTATTCGGAAGACGACATCCACCGCTCCATCAAGTACTCCATCTGGTGCAGCACCGAACACGGCAACAAGCGTCTGGACGGGGCCTACCGCTCGCTGGGCGGCAAGGGGCCCTTGTACCTGCTCTTCAGCGTCAACGGCAGCGGCCACTTCTGCGGCGTGGCCGAGATGCGCTCGCCGGTGGACTACAACGCCTACGCCGGTGTCTGGTCTCAGGACAAGTGGAAGGGCAAGTTCGAGGTCAAGTGGGCCTTCATCAAGGACGTACCCAACAACCAGTTGCGACACATCCGGCTGGAGAACAATGACAACAAGCCGGTGACCAACTCCAGGGACACTCAGGAGGTGCCCCTGGAGAAGGCCAAGCAAGTGCTTAAAATTATCGCCACTTACAAGCATACCACCTCAATCTTTGATGACTTTGCACATTACGAGAAGCgccaggaagaagaggaggccaTGCGGAAG GAACGTGGTCGAAATAAATCCTAA
- the tagln3b gene encoding transgelin-3b isoform X1, which produces MANRGPTYGLSREVQEKIEQKYDPDLEQRLVDWIVAQCAGSVEKPPAGREAFQKWLMDGTVLCRLINSLYPKDKEPVRKISESQMAFKQMEKISQFLQAAEAYGVTKTDIFQTVDLWEGKDMAAVQRTLMALGSVAVTNNDGLYKGDPDWFHRKAQGYRREFTEEQLRQGQSLISLQMGSNRGASQSGMTGYVPQCNPADI; this is translated from the exons atggcaaacAGAGGCCCCACTTATGGCCTGAGCCGAGAGGTGCAAGAAAAGATCGAGCAGAAATACGACCCGGACCTGGAGCAGCGGCTCGTCGACTGGATCGTGGCCCAGTGCGCCGGCAGCGTGGAGAAGCCGCCGGCGGGCAGGGAGGCCTTCCAGAAATGGCTCATGGATGGGACG GTCCTGTGTCGGCTCATCAACAGCCTTTATCCTAAAGACAAGGAGCCGGTCAGGAAGATTTCAGAATCCCAGATGGCCTTCAAGCAAATGGAGAAAATATCTCAGTTCCTGCAAGCTGCCGAAGCCTACGGGGTCACCAAAACGGATATCTTCCAAACAGTGGACCTCTGGGAAG GGAAGGATATGGCTGCGGTGCAAAGGACCCTGATGGCGTTGGGCAGCGTGGCCGTCACCAATAACGACGGCCTCTACAAAGGCGACCCAGACTGGTTCCACAG GAAAGCACAGGGCTATCGGCGGGAGTTCACCGAGGAGCAGCTGCGCCAGGGCCAGAGTCTGATCAGCCTTCAGATGGGCAGCAATCGCGGAGCGTCTCAGTCGGGCATGACGGGCTACG TCCCCCAATGTAACCCAGCTGACATATGA
- the ythdf3 gene encoding YTH domain-containing family protein 3 isoform X3 yields MHQKDGVNDDDFEPYISSQTNQDNSYPPMSDPYMPSYYAPSIGFPYSLGEAAWSTAGDPPMPYLTTYGQMSNGEPHFIPDGVFSQPGALGNTPPFLGQHGFNFFPSNADFSTWGTSVSQGQSTQSSVYSNSYGYAPSSLGRAIADGQAGFGSDAQLSKMPVLNSIEQSMAGLKLGTDMVAAVTKTVGSPLLGTAGMSSMAANNFPPSASTSAGKPASWAAVAKKPAKPQLKAKPKANMGMVGTAIPPPPIKHNMNIDTWDDKGPLNKPPLAQTMLPTPPLVQQPLLAQPAALLQSPLPHQPQHQHQPFHLQTLQSPQHHPPLPHGPLHLSHPGPLQALHQHQPQPPGPPPSRWVAPRNRGDGFGVGIPVSASLCPSEVHPVLEKLRALNNYNPKEFEWNLKNGRVFIIKSYSEDDIHRSIKYSIWCSTEHGNKRLDGAYRSLGGKGPLYLLFSVNGSGHFCGVAEMRSPVDYNAYAGVWSQDKWKGKFEVKWAFIKDVPNNQLRHIRLENNDNKPVTNSRDTQEVPLEKAKQVLKIIATYKHTTSIFDDFAHYEKRQEEEEAMRKERGRNKS; encoded by the exons ATGCATCAAAAGGACGGAGTGAACGACGATGACTTTGAGCCTTACATAAGCAGCCAGACAAATCAG GATAACAGCTACCCACCCATGTCTGATCCCTACATGCCCAGCTACTACGCGCCGTCCATCGGATTCCCGTATTCTTTGGGAGAGGCCGCCTGGTCCACAGCGGGAGACCCACCCATGCCCTACCTGACCACTTACGGACAAATGAGCAATGGCGAGCCGCACTTCATCCCCGACGGCGTGTTCAGCCAGCCGGGCGCCCTGGGCAACACGCCTCCCTTCCTGGGCCAGCACGGTTTCAACTTTTTCCCCAGCAACGCCGACTTTTCCACCTGGGGTACCAGCGTGTCCCAGGGTCAGTCCACGCAGAGCTCCGTCTACAGTAATAGCTATGGCTACGCGCCCAGCTCACTGGGCCGTGCCATTGCCGACGGACAAGCCGGCTTCGGGAGTGACGCGCAGCTCAGTAAGATGCCGGTGTTGAACAGCATCGAGCAGAGCATGGCGGGGCTCAAACTGGGTACGGACATGGTCGCGGCCGTCACCAAAACGGTGGGCTCGCCCCTACTGGGCACCGCCGGGATGAGCAGCATGGCGGCCAACAATTTCCCGCCTTCCGCGAGCACGTCGGCAGGGAAACCGGCCTCGTGGGCGGCCGTGGCCAAGAAGCCGGCCAAGCCGCAACTCAAGGCCAAGCCCAAAGCCAACATGGGGATGGTGGGCACCGCCATCCCTCCGCCGCCCATAAAGCACAACATGAACATTGATACCTGGGACGACAAGGGCCCCCTGAACAAGCCGCCGCTAGCTCAGACGATGCTGCCGACGCCGCCTTTGGTGCAGCAGCCTCTTCTGGCCCAGCCGGCGGCCTTGCTGCAGAGCCCTTTGCCCCATCAGCCTCAACACCAGCACCAACCCTTCCACCTCCAGACCCTCCAGTCCCCGCAACACCATCCGCCGCTCCCGCACGGCCCCCTGCACCTCTCCCACCCCGGCCCCCTGCAGGCCCTCCATCAGCATCAGCCCCAGCCGCCGGGCCCGCCGCCCAGCCGCTGGGTGGCTCCCAGGAACCGAGGCGACGGCTTCGGCGTGGGCATCCCCGTGAGCGCCTCGCTGTGCCCGAGCGAAGTGCACCCGGTGCTGGAGAAACTGCGCGCCCTCAACAACTACAACCCCAAAGAGTTTGAGTGGAACTTGAAAAATGGACGCGTTTTCATCATCAAGAGCTATTCGGAAGACGACATCCACCGCTCCATCAAGTACTCCATCTGGTGCAGCACCGAACACGGCAACAAGCGTCTGGACGGGGCCTACCGCTCGCTGGGCGGCAAGGGGCCCTTGTACCTGCTCTTCAGCGTCAACGGCAGCGGCCACTTCTGCGGCGTGGCCGAGATGCGCTCGCCGGTGGACTACAACGCCTACGCCGGTGTCTGGTCTCAGGACAAGTGGAAGGGCAAGTTCGAGGTCAAGTGGGCCTTCATCAAGGACGTACCCAACAACCAGTTGCGACACATCCGGCTGGAGAACAATGACAACAAGCCGGTGACCAACTCCAGGGACACTCAGGAGGTGCCCCTGGAGAAGGCCAAGCAAGTGCTTAAAATTATCGCCACTTACAAGCATACCACCTCAATCTTTGATGACTTTGCACATTACGAGAAGCgccaggaagaagaggaggccaTGCGGAAG GAACGTGGTCGAAATAAATCCTAA
- the ythdf3 gene encoding YTH domain-containing family protein 3 isoform X2, protein MSATTVDHQQRPKGQGNKVQNGSMHQKDGVNDDDFEPYISSQTNQDNSYPPMSDPYMPSYYAPSIGFPYSLGEAAWSTAGDPPMPYLTTYGQMSNGEPHFIPDGVFSQPGALGNTPPFLGQHGFNFFPSNADFSTWGTSVSQGQSTQSSVYSNSYGYAPSSLGRAIADGQAGFGSDAQLSKMPVLNSIEQSMAGLKLGTDMVAAVTKTVGSPLLGTAGMSSMAANNFPPSASTSAGKPASWAAVAKKPAKPQLKAKPKANMGMVGTAIPPPPIKHNMNIDTWDDKGPLNKPPLAQTMLPTPPLVQQPLLAQPAALLQSPLPHQPQHQHQPFHLQTLQSPQHHPPLPHGPLHLSHPGPLQALHQHQPQPPGPPPSRWVAPRNRGDGFGVGIPVSASLCPSEVHPVLEKLRALNNYNPKEFEWNLKNGRVFIIKSYSEDDIHRSIKYSIWCSTEHGNKRLDGAYRSLGGKGPLYLLFSVNGSGHFCGVAEMRSPVDYNAYAGVWSQDKWKGKFEVKWAFIKDVPNNQLRHIRLENNDNKPVTNSRDTQEVPLEKAKQVLKIIATYKHTTSIFDDFAHYEKRQEEEEAMRKERGRNKS, encoded by the exons ATGTCTGCGACCACAGTGGACCACCAGCAG AGACCGAAAGGACAGGGAAATAAAG TGCAAAACGGATCAATGCATCAAAAGGACGGAGTGAACGACGATGACTTTGAGCCTTACATAAGCAGCCAGACAAATCAG GATAACAGCTACCCACCCATGTCTGATCCCTACATGCCCAGCTACTACGCGCCGTCCATCGGATTCCCGTATTCTTTGGGAGAGGCCGCCTGGTCCACAGCGGGAGACCCACCCATGCCCTACCTGACCACTTACGGACAAATGAGCAATGGCGAGCCGCACTTCATCCCCGACGGCGTGTTCAGCCAGCCGGGCGCCCTGGGCAACACGCCTCCCTTCCTGGGCCAGCACGGTTTCAACTTTTTCCCCAGCAACGCCGACTTTTCCACCTGGGGTACCAGCGTGTCCCAGGGTCAGTCCACGCAGAGCTCCGTCTACAGTAATAGCTATGGCTACGCGCCCAGCTCACTGGGCCGTGCCATTGCCGACGGACAAGCCGGCTTCGGGAGTGACGCGCAGCTCAGTAAGATGCCGGTGTTGAACAGCATCGAGCAGAGCATGGCGGGGCTCAAACTGGGTACGGACATGGTCGCGGCCGTCACCAAAACGGTGGGCTCGCCCCTACTGGGCACCGCCGGGATGAGCAGCATGGCGGCCAACAATTTCCCGCCTTCCGCGAGCACGTCGGCAGGGAAACCGGCCTCGTGGGCGGCCGTGGCCAAGAAGCCGGCCAAGCCGCAACTCAAGGCCAAGCCCAAAGCCAACATGGGGATGGTGGGCACCGCCATCCCTCCGCCGCCCATAAAGCACAACATGAACATTGATACCTGGGACGACAAGGGCCCCCTGAACAAGCCGCCGCTAGCTCAGACGATGCTGCCGACGCCGCCTTTGGTGCAGCAGCCTCTTCTGGCCCAGCCGGCGGCCTTGCTGCAGAGCCCTTTGCCCCATCAGCCTCAACACCAGCACCAACCCTTCCACCTCCAGACCCTCCAGTCCCCGCAACACCATCCGCCGCTCCCGCACGGCCCCCTGCACCTCTCCCACCCCGGCCCCCTGCAGGCCCTCCATCAGCATCAGCCCCAGCCGCCGGGCCCGCCGCCCAGCCGCTGGGTGGCTCCCAGGAACCGAGGCGACGGCTTCGGCGTGGGCATCCCCGTGAGCGCCTCGCTGTGCCCGAGCGAAGTGCACCCGGTGCTGGAGAAACTGCGCGCCCTCAACAACTACAACCCCAAAGAGTTTGAGTGGAACTTGAAAAATGGACGCGTTTTCATCATCAAGAGCTATTCGGAAGACGACATCCACCGCTCCATCAAGTACTCCATCTGGTGCAGCACCGAACACGGCAACAAGCGTCTGGACGGGGCCTACCGCTCGCTGGGCGGCAAGGGGCCCTTGTACCTGCTCTTCAGCGTCAACGGCAGCGGCCACTTCTGCGGCGTGGCCGAGATGCGCTCGCCGGTGGACTACAACGCCTACGCCGGTGTCTGGTCTCAGGACAAGTGGAAGGGCAAGTTCGAGGTCAAGTGGGCCTTCATCAAGGACGTACCCAACAACCAGTTGCGACACATCCGGCTGGAGAACAATGACAACAAGCCGGTGACCAACTCCAGGGACACTCAGGAGGTGCCCCTGGAGAAGGCCAAGCAAGTGCTTAAAATTATCGCCACTTACAAGCATACCACCTCAATCTTTGATGACTTTGCACATTACGAGAAGCgccaggaagaagaggaggccaTGCGGAAG GAACGTGGTCGAAATAAATCCTAA
- the tagln3b gene encoding transgelin-3b isoform X2, with protein MANRGPTYGLSREVQEKIEQKYDPDLEQRLVDWIVAQCAGSVEKPPAGREAFQKWLMDGTVLCRLINSLYPKDKEPVRKISESQMAFKQMEKISQFLQAAEAYGVTKTDIFQTVDLWEGKDMAAVQRTLMALGSVAVTNNDGLYKGDPDWFHRKAQGYRREFTEEQLRQGQSLISLQMGSNRGASQSGMTGYGMHRQIM; from the exons atggcaaacAGAGGCCCCACTTATGGCCTGAGCCGAGAGGTGCAAGAAAAGATCGAGCAGAAATACGACCCGGACCTGGAGCAGCGGCTCGTCGACTGGATCGTGGCCCAGTGCGCCGGCAGCGTGGAGAAGCCGCCGGCGGGCAGGGAGGCCTTCCAGAAATGGCTCATGGATGGGACG GTCCTGTGTCGGCTCATCAACAGCCTTTATCCTAAAGACAAGGAGCCGGTCAGGAAGATTTCAGAATCCCAGATGGCCTTCAAGCAAATGGAGAAAATATCTCAGTTCCTGCAAGCTGCCGAAGCCTACGGGGTCACCAAAACGGATATCTTCCAAACAGTGGACCTCTGGGAAG GGAAGGATATGGCTGCGGTGCAAAGGACCCTGATGGCGTTGGGCAGCGTGGCCGTCACCAATAACGACGGCCTCTACAAAGGCGACCCAGACTGGTTCCACAG GAAAGCACAGGGCTATCGGCGGGAGTTCACCGAGGAGCAGCTGCGCCAGGGCCAGAGTCTGATCAGCCTTCAGATGGGCAGCAATCGCGGAGCGTCTCAGTCGGGCATGACGGGCTACGGTATGCACCGTCAGATCATGTAG
- the LOC119139532 gene encoding mycophenolic acid acyl-glucuronide esterase, mitochondrial-like: MAVVALRSCRRGLSRFLSHGNFAASSDTHSKGDRRHKSTVQYATRPDLPKLACRRVKGKSPGVVFLPGYGSNMNGQKAEALEEFCRSLGHSCLRFDYTGHGLSEGVLAEGTIGTWKKDVLFMLDEYAEGPQILVGSSIGGWLMLLAAIARPEKTAALVGISTAADHIVTSFNSLPLETKMQLQEKGEWTLPTKHSEEGLYKFSMDFLHEAENHCVLHSPLPVTCPVRLIHGLKDEDVPWHISMQVADRVLSADVDIILRRHGQHRMSEKDDIKLMVYTIDDLIDKLTTLV; the protein is encoded by the exons ATGGCAGTCGTCGCGCTGAGGTCTTGTCGCAGAGGACTTTCGCGTTTTTTAAGCCATGGAAACTTCGCCGCTTCATCTGACACACACTCGAAAG GAGACAGAAGACACAAGTCCACAGTCCAGTATGCCACCAGGCCGGATCTTCCTAAATTGGCCTGTAGGAGGGTGAAGGGCAAAAGTCCTGGCGTGGTCTTCCTGCCTGGTTACGGGTCCAACATGAATGGTCAGAAAGCTGAAGCGCTGGAAGAATTCTGCcggtcactcggacactcttGCCTCAG GTTCGACTACACTGGACACGGGCTCTCAGAAGGGGTCCTAGCAGAGGGGACCATCGGCACGTGGAAAAAAGATGTCCTTTTTATGCTGGATGAATATGCAGAGGGCCCACAG ATACTTGTGGGCTCCAGTATCGGAGGATGGCTCATGCTGCTGGCTGCCATCGCGCGCCCGGAGAAAACGGCTGCGCTGGTGGGCATCTCCACTGCCGCTGACCACATTGTCACCTCGTTCAACTCTCTTCCACTGGAG ACAAAGATGCAGTTGCAGGAGAAAGGCGAGTGGACGCTACCGACCAAGCACTCTGAGGAGGGCCTTTACAAGTTCAGCATGGACTTCCTGCACGAGGCCGAGAACCACTGCGTGCTGCACAGTCCTCTCCCGGTCACGTGCCCCGTGCGCCTCATCCACGGCCTGAAGGACGAGGACGTGCCGTGGCACATCTCCATGCAGGTGGCCGACCGCGTGCTGAGCGCTGACGTGGACATCATCCTGCGGCGGCACGGCCAGCACCGCATGTCGGAGAAGGACGACATCAAGCTCATGGTCTACACCATCGACGACCTCATAGACAAGTTGACCACCTTGGTGTGA
- the c1qtnf9 gene encoding complement C1q and tumor necrosis factor-related protein 9A has protein sequence MRLAMSPMSVSVPLLLLLLGLGCVAQNDGPSGDSKGCVCGYPGIPGDPGHNGVPGRDGRDGLRGEKGDTGGIGAMGPAGKDGQKGDGGPAGAPGQAGLKGKRGDNGDHGPPGKMGPHGIQGPIGLKGNKGELGLPGPQGPKGEEGSSGPQGLKGEAGLSGDRGIQGPLGPPGRLGPKGEVGAAGPKGGLGHRGDRGSRGDKGDKGEQGDAWVMSKSAFSVGLTVQSKLPTAHTPVRFDRIIYNQQNHYDPQTGRFTCSAAGTYFFTYHITVFSRNVKVALVKNGVKVLHTTDSYQSGEDQAAGATVLHLEPGDKVWLQVVGGELFNGLFADEDDDTTFSGFLIFGA, from the exons ATGAGGTTAGCGATGTCACCGATGAGCGTCAGCGTCCCTCTTTTGCTCCTCCTGCTGGGACTTGGCTGCGTTGCGCAAAATGACGGCCCGAGCGGTGATAGCAAGGGGTGCGTTTGCGGCTACCCAGGCATCCCTGGGGACCCGGGCCACAATGGGGTACCCGGAAGAGACGGCAGGGACGGACTGCGAGGCGAGAAAGGGGACACAG GTGGAATTGGTGCAATGGGACCAGCGGGAAAAGATGGACAAAAGGGGGATGGAGGTCCGGCTG GTGCACCTGGTCAAGCGGGGCTCAAGGGGAAAAGGGGGGACAATGGAGACCACGGACCACCTGGTAAAATGGGGCCTCATGGAATCCAAGGGCCCATCGGTCTGAAAGGAAATAAAGGAGAGCTCGGGTTACCCGGACCCCAGGGACCCAAAGGTGAAGAGGGGTCTTCTGGACCACAAGGTCTAAAGGGAGAAGCTGGTCTTAGTGGCGATCGAGGCATTCAGGGGCCCTTGGGTCCTCCGGGCAGGCTGGGGCCTAAAGGGGAAGTGGGCGCTGCTGGTCCCAAAGGCGGTCTTGGTCACAGGGGGGACCGGGGCTCTCGAGGAGACAAGGGCGATAAAGGCGAGCAGGGAGATGCATGGGTCATGTCCAAAAGCGCCTTCTCCGTAGGACTCACCGTGCAGAGCAAACTCCCGACCGCTCACACGCCTGTCCGGTTTGACAGGATCATTTACAATCAACAAAATCATTACGATCCCCAAACCGGAAGGTTCACATGCTCGGCAGCCGGCACATACTTTTTCACCTATCACATCACCGTCTTCTCAAGGAACGTGAAGGTGGCCCTGGTGAAGAACGGCGTCAAGGTACTTCACACCACCGACAGCTACCAGAGCGGTGAGGACCAGGCAGCTGGGGCCACCGTGCTGCACCTGGAGCCCGGGGACAAAGTGTGGCTGCAGGTAGTCGGGGGAGAACTTTTCAATGGGCTCTTTgctgatgaagatgatgacacCACATTCTCTGGGTTCCTTATTTTTGGGGCCTAA